The following are encoded in a window of Staphylococcus piscifermentans genomic DNA:
- a CDS encoding HoxN/HupN/NixA family nickel/cobalt transporter, which yields MNTKFSQWSWLPYVSIVCLLHIIGFVCLWIAAKDAHILLGMGLLAYTLGLRHAFDADHIAAIDNTVRKLLQQRKDPAGVGFYFSIGHSTVVFIMAVLLGISVHWAKNQLPHFQEIGGTIGTIVSGVFLLLIGILNLIILVSLVKLFTKLKEQKVSHQELDQLLDSRGFFTRFIGPYFKLINQSWHVLPLGFLFGLGFDTASEIALLALSSGASQHAISFIGIISLPILFAAGMSLLDTLDGILMKSAYNWAFLNPVRKIYYNITITAVSVIAALIIGMIELLQIMGDKFHFQGAFWQLVQSMKFDYIGYILVAVFILTWFISTLIWKLNHFDEKSSS from the coding sequence GTGAACACTAAATTTTCACAATGGAGTTGGCTGCCATATGTCAGTATTGTCTGCCTACTTCATATTATCGGCTTTGTATGCTTGTGGATTGCTGCGAAAGATGCTCATATTCTGTTAGGAATGGGGTTACTTGCTTATACGCTGGGCCTGAGACATGCGTTTGATGCAGACCATATAGCGGCTATTGATAATACAGTTCGAAAATTATTGCAGCAAAGAAAGGATCCGGCGGGCGTAGGTTTTTATTTTTCTATCGGACATTCTACTGTGGTCTTTATTATGGCAGTTTTACTTGGAATTTCCGTCCACTGGGCGAAAAATCAATTACCTCACTTTCAAGAAATCGGCGGCACAATCGGTACGATAGTCTCTGGAGTCTTCCTGTTATTAATCGGTATCTTAAATTTAATTATTTTAGTGTCACTCGTTAAATTATTTACAAAACTTAAAGAGCAGAAAGTCAGCCATCAAGAGTTAGATCAGTTGTTAGATTCAAGAGGATTCTTTACCCGCTTCATTGGTCCATATTTCAAATTAATCAATCAAAGTTGGCATGTTTTACCGCTTGGCTTTTTATTCGGATTAGGATTTGATACTGCAAGCGAGATTGCTTTACTAGCATTGTCTTCAGGCGCTTCTCAGCATGCCATTTCCTTTATAGGCATCATTTCCTTACCTATTCTATTTGCAGCAGGCATGAGTCTACTAGACACCTTAGATGGCATCTTAATGAAGTCTGCCTACAATTGGGCATTTCTAAATCCAGTCCGCAAGATATACTATAATATCACAATCACTGCAGTATCAGTTATCGCTGCCCTTATAATCGGTATGATTGAATTGTTGCAAATTATGGGTGATAAGTTCCACTTCCAAGGTGCATTCTGGCAACTTGTTCAGTCTATGAAATTTGACTATATTGGCTATATTCTCGTAGCCGTCTTTATTTTAACTTGGTTCATATCAACTTTGATTTGGAAACTAAATCACTTTGATGAAAAAAGTTCCTCATAG
- a CDS encoding alpha/beta fold hydrolase, which yields MSDINYISSFDSTNLYAKISLGESPIANLIVVHGLTEELDDYDEVTAFFNEYDFNVIRYDQRSHSNTSGIKELHERIDILVEDLKAVVDYVKKQLTGEVFILGHGVGGSIAAMFGIKHPDEVLGFVSCGGLSPTGQPLLRDDAGDESSNEEEDKGMESVQKQRMIQNFRQRLHEINIDYKQFTDCVLIMHGGDDKVVSSDDAIQFYKEADTTHKSLRIYDGLNHELLNVTSYRGMLLSDIVNWLEFELSCVEQDNE from the coding sequence GTGTCTGATATTAATTATATTTCATCATTCGACTCTACAAATTTATATGCCAAAATCAGTTTAGGGGAAAGTCCAATTGCGAATTTGATAGTGGTGCATGGCTTGACTGAAGAGTTGGATGATTACGATGAAGTAACAGCTTTCTTTAATGAATATGATTTTAATGTGATACGGTATGACCAACGTAGCCATTCTAATACTTCAGGAATTAAAGAATTACATGAGCGTATAGATATTTTAGTGGAAGATTTAAAAGCCGTAGTAGATTATGTGAAAAAGCAATTGACGGGTGAAGTGTTTATATTAGGCCACGGTGTCGGAGGCTCTATTGCAGCGATGTTCGGTATTAAGCATCCGGATGAAGTATTAGGCTTTGTATCTTGCGGAGGTTTATCTCCGACTGGACAACCTTTATTGAGAGATGATGCTGGAGATGAATCTTCTAATGAGGAAGAAGATAAGGGAATGGAAAGTGTACAAAAACAACGGATGATTCAAAATTTCCGCCAACGTCTGCATGAAATTAATATTGATTATAAGCAATTTACTGATTGTGTGTTGATTATGCATGGTGGGGATGACAAAGTAGTCAGCTCAGATGATGCCATTCAATTTTATAAAGAAGCAGATACTACACACAAATCTTTACGTATTTATGATGGCTTGAATCATGAGTTACTGAATGTAACCTCCTATCGTGGTATGTTACTCTCAGATATTGTCAATTGGTTAGAGTTCGAATTGTCTTGCGTAGAACAAGATAATGAATAA
- a CDS encoding LacI family DNA-binding transcriptional regulator, with translation MKKSQPTLHDIARISGLSIATVNKILEDKRHVASDSARDKVVEALEMLGYEPSRYIQSLRGEQTKTIAFIIPRHDAYYASIIDAIEHQEGSESIRIIAMASNENAARQDELIDWFVSQQVDGIIVSPVSAQMRIAQRWRDIPMLIIDNHIEDESLPYIGLNHEDSAYKAAEHLLRQQHKVIGLLLGNPETSTAADSRMGYKAALEDYDLSMDERLITYQYTDLSMNATENYGSAAVEQVFNSGKMPTALITANHALLNGVLQALHHKGLKVPEDIAIVTLEENTWNTANQPQLTAVGIASNEIGASIFKQLQRFFKGETTKIKSDWLASQVIIRDSSQ, from the coding sequence ATGAAAAAATCACAACCTACATTACATGATATTGCTAGAATTTCAGGTTTATCTATCGCAACGGTTAACAAGATCTTGGAAGATAAGCGACATGTAGCTAGTGATAGTGCCAGAGATAAAGTAGTAGAAGCATTAGAAATGCTCGGCTATGAACCGAGTCGTTATATACAATCTCTGAGAGGAGAGCAGACCAAGACAATAGCATTTATCATTCCAAGACATGATGCTTATTACGCTTCTATTATTGATGCAATTGAACATCAAGAAGGATCCGAATCTATTCGCATTATTGCAATGGCTTCAAATGAAAATGCAGCGCGCCAAGATGAATTAATTGATTGGTTTGTTTCTCAGCAAGTAGATGGTATTATTGTTTCTCCAGTGTCTGCACAGATGCGTATTGCACAGAGATGGCGTGATATTCCGATGTTGATTATTGATAACCATATAGAGGATGAATCTTTACCCTATATTGGGTTAAATCATGAGGATTCAGCCTACAAGGCAGCAGAGCACTTATTAAGACAACAGCATAAAGTGATTGGTCTCCTATTAGGCAATCCAGAAACCAGCACAGCTGCTGATAGCAGAATGGGGTATAAAGCTGCTTTGGAAGATTATGATTTAAGCATGGATGAACGTTTAATTACGTATCAATATACGGATTTAAGTATGAATGCGACCGAGAACTACGGCAGTGCAGCTGTAGAACAAGTATTCAATAGCGGTAAAATGCCGACTGCTCTTATTACTGCAAATCACGCTTTATTAAACGGTGTTTTGCAAGCGTTGCATCATAAAGGATTAAAAGTGCCAGAAGATATTGCAATTGTGACATTAGAAGAAAACACTTGGAATACAGCAAATCAACCTCAATTGACTGCTGTTGGAATAGCTTCAAATGAAATCGGAGCTTCTATTTTCAAACAGTTGCAAAGATTTTTCAAAGGCGAAACTACTAAAATAAAATCAGATTGGTTGGCTTCTCAAGTGATAATCAGAGATTCAAGCCAATAA
- the sdaAB gene encoding L-serine ammonia-lyase, iron-sulfur-dependent subunit beta: MARKKDFQSAFDIIGPVMMGPSSSHTAGAVKIGNAGRTVLQGEPENIEIHYYESFAKTHLGHGTDVAIIGGLLGYSTFDERIKNSVEIAKDEGIKIKFIEESGKSLGEHPNCALIKADSGDRHIEVNGISIGGGTIKIKSINVNGQCILMNHGLPILEVDGPTDNATINHLINDLIENGADINEEIKTINQEGCLIAMHLNKALSEDVLDKMREKYSDLNFAYIK, from the coding sequence ATGGCAAGAAAAAAGGATTTCCAGAGCGCATTTGATATCATCGGACCTGTAATGATGGGACCTTCTAGTTCACATACAGCAGGCGCAGTAAAAATTGGTAACGCAGGACGAACAGTACTGCAAGGCGAACCAGAAAACATTGAAATTCATTACTATGAATCTTTCGCAAAAACACATTTAGGTCATGGTACTGACGTAGCTATCATTGGTGGATTATTAGGTTATAGTACCTTTGATGAACGTATTAAAAATTCAGTTGAAATTGCTAAAGATGAAGGTATTAAAATCAAATTTATCGAAGAATCAGGTAAAAGCTTAGGTGAACACCCTAACTGTGCGCTAATTAAAGCAGATAGCGGCGATCGTCACATCGAAGTGAACGGTATTTCAATTGGTGGCGGAACAATTAAAATTAAAAGTATTAACGTAAATGGACAATGTATCTTAATGAACCATGGTTTACCTATCTTAGAAGTAGATGGGCCAACGGATAATGCTACAATTAATCATTTGATTAATGATTTAATCGAAAACGGTGCAGACATTAACGAAGAAATTAAGACGATTAACCAAGAAGGTTGCTTAATCGCAATGCACCTAAACAAAGCACTTAGCGAAGATGTGTTAGACAAAATGAGAGAAAAATATAGCGACTTAAACTTTGCATATATTAAATAA